One segment of Microbacterium arborescens DNA contains the following:
- a CDS encoding ABC transporter ATP-binding protein — translation MTTAAEFVGVTQRFGDFTAVDDIDLAIPSGQLTTLLGPSGCGKTTSLRMLAGYTQPTSGRIMIAGTDATRTPPERRGLGMVFQSYALFPHMTVAENVGYGLKLRKVAAAERRRRVEESLDLVGLGHLAASRPKKLSGGQQQRVALARAIAIRPTLLLLDEPLSNLDARLRVQMRAEIRRIQSETGLTVVLVTHDQDEALEMSDRMVLMRDGRIMQEGAPSDVFTAPANRFVAEFLGYENFLAAADGTLTTVRPEHLALGRPADGTGLALDGVVLDVAYRGVDRLVTVETADATGAAVRLIADVRDEAVTARPGDRVTVTAPTARLIRLAS, via the coding sequence ATGACCACCGCAGCAGAGTTCGTCGGGGTGACCCAGCGCTTCGGCGACTTCACCGCCGTCGACGACATCGACCTCGCCATCCCGTCGGGGCAGCTCACGACGTTGCTCGGACCGAGCGGATGCGGCAAGACCACCTCGCTGCGCATGCTCGCGGGCTACACCCAGCCGACGTCGGGCCGCATCATGATCGCGGGCACGGACGCCACCCGCACGCCACCCGAGCGACGTGGACTCGGGATGGTGTTCCAGTCGTACGCCCTGTTCCCGCACATGACCGTGGCCGAGAACGTCGGTTACGGCCTGAAGCTGCGCAAGGTCGCGGCGGCCGAGCGTCGGCGTCGCGTCGAGGAGTCGCTCGACCTCGTCGGCCTCGGACACCTCGCGGCGAGCCGGCCGAAGAAGCTCTCGGGCGGACAGCAGCAGCGCGTGGCCCTCGCCCGCGCCATTGCGATCCGGCCGACGCTGCTCCTCCTCGACGAGCCGCTGTCGAACCTCGACGCGCGCCTGCGCGTGCAGATGCGCGCCGAGATCCGCCGCATCCAGTCCGAGACCGGTCTGACGGTCGTGCTCGTCACGCACGATCAGGACGAGGCGCTGGAGATGTCCGACCGCATGGTGCTCATGCGCGACGGCCGCATCATGCAGGAAGGCGCCCCGTCCGACGTCTTCACCGCTCCGGCCAACCGTTTCGTCGCGGAGTTCCTCGGCTACGAGAACTTCCTCGCCGCGGCGGACGGGACGCTGACGACCGTGCGTCCCGAGCACCTCGCTCTCGGGCGCCCCGCGGACGGGACCGGGCTCGCGCTCGACGGAGTCGTGCTCGACGTCGCCTACCGCGGAGTCGACCGTCTCGTGACCGTCGAGACCGCCGACGCCACGGGCGCGGCCGTGCGCCTCATCGCCGATGTCCGCGACGAGGCCGTGACCGCCCGCCCCGGCGATCGGGTCACCGTCACGGCCCCGACCGCCCGCCTCATCCGCCTCGCCTCCTGA
- a CDS encoding extracellular solute-binding protein, with protein MIRTRTSRVLAASAAVAATALVVTGCSGGSAESGDGGSSDSIVVSAFPFGVEQFQEAIVDPFTEKTGITVEIETGSNADRLSQLQLAGGDAGIDVMLISDTFAASGQEQGLFQDFDESDVPNLAKIADFAVEDGYDGPAYSYQLNGTLYNTDELDAAQAADWSLYADSAYSGRLAFPDIAVTAGQLAVSGVASTFGDGPYDIDTAYMTIGGWAPNILQFYSSSTEVTNLLTQGEIVAADALSGFATTLIASGEPVAWTAPAEGRYMATNRAMIPSGAKNLEGAYAFIDYLLSVEAQTASAEIVGDLPVALDATIPAEITAVVGDIAADPIAAGYATLDPAEIVPNRAQWVERFAREVASR; from the coding sequence ATGATCCGCACCCGCACCAGCCGCGTCCTCGCGGCATCCGCCGCCGTCGCCGCCACGGCTCTCGTCGTCACCGGCTGCTCCGGCGGTTCGGCAGAGTCCGGCGACGGGGGATCGAGCGACTCGATCGTCGTCAGCGCCTTCCCGTTCGGCGTCGAGCAGTTCCAGGAGGCGATCGTCGACCCCTTCACCGAGAAGACCGGCATCACGGTCGAGATCGAGACCGGGTCGAACGCCGACCGGCTCTCGCAGCTCCAGCTCGCCGGTGGCGACGCCGGGATCGACGTGATGCTGATCTCCGACACCTTCGCGGCATCCGGCCAGGAGCAGGGGCTGTTCCAGGACTTCGACGAGTCCGACGTCCCGAACCTGGCGAAGATCGCCGACTTCGCGGTCGAGGACGGTTATGACGGACCCGCCTACAGCTACCAGCTCAACGGCACGCTCTACAACACCGACGAACTGGATGCCGCGCAGGCCGCCGACTGGTCGCTCTACGCCGACTCCGCCTACAGCGGACGCCTCGCCTTCCCCGACATCGCGGTGACGGCCGGGCAGCTCGCCGTCTCGGGGGTCGCGTCGACGTTCGGTGACGGCCCCTACGACATCGACACCGCCTACATGACGATCGGCGGATGGGCCCCGAACATCCTGCAGTTCTACTCGTCGTCGACCGAGGTCACCAACCTGCTCACGCAGGGCGAGATCGTCGCCGCCGATGCGCTGAGCGGCTTCGCGACCACGCTCATCGCCTCCGGTGAGCCCGTCGCGTGGACCGCGCCCGCCGAGGGTCGCTACATGGCGACCAACCGTGCCATGATCCCCAGCGGAGCGAAGAACCTCGAGGGCGCGTACGCGTTCATCGACTACCTGCTCTCCGTCGAGGCGCAGACGGCATCGGCCGAGATCGTCGGCGACCTCCCCGTCGCCCTCGACGCGACGATCCCCGCCGAGATCACCGCGGTGGTCGGTGACATCGCCGCCGACCCGATCGCCGCGGGCTACGCGACGCTCGACCCCGCCGAGATCGTCCCGAACCGCGCGCAGTGGGTCGAGCGGTTCGCGCGCGAGGTCGCCTCGCGCTGA